A window from Polyodon spathula isolate WHYD16114869_AA chromosome 28, ASM1765450v1, whole genome shotgun sequence encodes these proteins:
- the LOC121301850 gene encoding protein CASC3-like: MADRRRKRASQDSEDESGSGTESAGSGPASAENRAGVPEPVVALLPPQSSARVKAARQGESECESEDGIEGDAVLSDYESAEENGSRSEQGEGAEEEEEEEEEVTEATLNKEVKSEGKEKTLEGERQSGDGQESTESPESKPEDEPGKKLDDDEDRQNPAYIPRKGLFFEHDVRGAAQEEDMRPKGRQKKLWKDEGRWVHDKFREDEQAPKSREELVSVYGYDIRHPSGPSDLRPQRSRKPRYSVSPPAERWSESEKPNRSQWQSSTSGNITNHHHPPPPSPQPQHGAPQSSRPYGGVRNSTGGSGRVAQQQPRTFQNCRAARSNSPSSPYSPHREERTTARLVEQQSNRERERARNSSNSQRARSEFQPRQHSPSVVVEEYRNEGNEEEEEEYSRQSQERDFPAQSRRREEEKEEVTVHTDMVFPARDRDGPSPSPLPLAPAAPERTVEKKSYSRARRTRNKALEIGKQGSVEETLPPPQPGGAQPDSPAQVPPPQMAQLTPPGVKAESWEPPLEGSGGGLEHEMSRMNLGAHESWTPSQPPYIPGEMRGISSQMPLGASHQYGRINDMGVGRAKRYSSQRQRPVPDPTAMHIGIMEGHYYDPLPFQGPIYAHNESPAPLPPQGMMVQPEMHLTHPGLPPAPLPNPGLYATPPGQPPPGPLLAPTYYSPPGVMTFSNTNFSYPAGATLPPMYPNPQVYGGVTYYSTVQQQAQSIPSPPRRTSQPVSIKPPPPEVRHLLPE; the protein is encoded by the exons ATGGCTGACAGGCGGCGGAAGCGCGCGTCCCAAGACAGCGAGGACGAGTCCGGTTCCGGTACCGAGAGCGCGGGGTCCGGGCCGGCCTCGGCGGAGAACCGGGCCGGGGTCCCCGAACCCGTGGTGGCGCTGCTGCCGCCGCAGAGCAGCGCCCGGGTCAAGGCAGCCCGCCAGGGCGAGTCGGAGTGT gaGAGTGAGGATGGTATTGAAGGCGATG CTGTCTTGTCTGATTATGAAAGTGCAGAAGAAAATGGCTCTCGCTCAGAG cagggagagggagcagaggaggaggaggaggaggaggaggaggtgacaGAAGCAACCCTGAACAAAGAGGTGAAATCTGAGGGGAAGGAGAAGACGCTGGAAGGGGAGCGGCAGAGTGGAGATGGACAG GAGAGCACAGAGTCTCCGGAGAGCAAGCCTGAAGACGAGCCTGGGAAGAAGCTGGACGATGACGAGGATCGCCAGAACCCGGCGTATATCCCCCGCAAGGGGCTGTTCTTCGAGCATGACGTGAGGGGGGCGGCGCAGGAAGAGGACATGCG GCCGAAGGGGCGTCAGAAGAAGCTGTGGAAGGATGAGGGCCGGTGGGTTCATGACAAGTTCCGCGAGGATGAGCAGGCGCCCAAATCCCGTGAGGAGCTCGTCTCCGTGTACGGCTACGATATCCGCCACCCGAGCGGTCCCTCCGACCTCCGACCCCAGCGCTCCCGCAAGCCCAG GTACAGTGTCAGCCCTCCCGCTGAGAGGTGGAGCGAATCAGAGAAGCCGAACCGCAGTCAGTGGCAGTCCAGCACGAGCGGCAATATCACCAACCATCACcaccctccccctccctcacCACAGCCGCAGCACGGCGCGCCGCAGTCCTCACGGCCTTACGGGGGGGTCCGCAACTCCACGGGGGGGTCGGGGCGCGTCGCCCAGCAGCAACCGCGCACCTTTCAGAACTGCAGGGCTGCCCGCAGTaactccccctcctccccttaTTCACCGCACAGAGAAGAACGCACGACTGCCAGGCTTGTGGAACAGCAAAGTAACCGCGAACGAGAGCGCGCCAGAAACTCCAGCAACAGCCAGCGCGCCCGCTCCGAATTCCAGCCGCGCCAGCATTCTCCCAGCGTGGTGGTGGAGGAATACCGGAATGAAGGgaacgaggaggaggaggaggagtattCCAGACAGTCCCAGGAGAGGGATTTCCCGGCTCAGTCCCgcaggagggaggaggagaaggaggaagtCACCGTTCACACGGACATGGTTTTCCCAGCCAGGGATAGGGATggcccctctccctcccctctccctctggctcCGGCAGCTCCCGAAAGGACTGTGGAAAAGAAATCGTATTCCCGAGCCAGGAGGACCCGGAATAAGGCCTTGGAGATTGGGAAGCAGGGGTCGGTGGAGGAGACCCTGCCCCCTCCACAGCCTGGGGGGGCCCAGCCAGACTCACCTGCTCAG GTGCCCCCTCCTCAGATGGCCCAGCTGACCCCCCCAGGAGTGAAGGCAGAATCCTGGGAGCCCCCCCTGGAAGGGAGCGGTGGGGGGCTGGAGCACGAGATGTCCCGCATGAACCTGGGTGCGCATGAGAGCTGGACCCCGAGCCAGCCTCCCTACATCCCTGGAGAGATGAGGG gcATATCCAGTCAGATGCCCCTGGGAGCCTCTCATCAATACGGCAGGATCAACGACATG ggtgtgGGCAGAGCGAAGCGTTATTCCTCCCAGCGGCAGCGCCCAGTCCCGGATCCCACAGCAATGCACATCGGCATCATGGAGGGACACTACTACGACCCGT tacCCTTCCAAGGACCAATCTACGCTCACAATGAGAGCCCCGCCCCTCTCCCACCGCAGGGGATGATGGTCCAGCCCGAAATGCACCTGACGCACCCAG GTCTGCCCCCTGCCCCTCTCCCCAACCCTGGTCTGTACGCCACCCCCCCTGGGCAGCCCCCCCCAGGACCTCTCCTCGCACCTACGTACTACTCCCCCCCGGGGGTCATGACCTTCAGCAACACAAACTTCTCCTACCCAGCTGGGGCCACCCTGCCCCCCATGTACCCAAACCCTCAG gtgtatGGCGGGGTCACGTATTACAGCACAGTTCAGCAGCAGGCTCAGTCCATACCCTCCCCGCCTCGCAGGACCTCCCAGCCAGTCTCCATCAAGCCCCCTCCCCCCGAGGTCCGGCACTTGCTCCCGGAGTAG